The following coding sequences are from one Longimicrobium sp. window:
- the ligD gene encoding DNA ligase D, with amino-acid sequence MAKPRRTSAPAGDLAEYQAKRDFGKTPEPRGARARKKKAVGLGFVVQKHAASHLHFDLRLELGGVMKSWAVPKGPSGDPADRRLAVEVEDHPMEYNTFEGTIPAGEYGGGTVMLWDRGTYTADDVLPNEDPEEFLAAQHKKGKLDITFHGERLRGSYALVRTRRGEGGSKPQWLLIKHRDDHSGDGLDPAAEYDTSVETGRTMEEIASGRGGRRVWRSNRATSATSAPQPVPAAAPTPVVLPMLASSAGGTVPSGEGWTFEPKYDGIRVLAFVGNGTAALVTRNGNDKARQFPEVVEALLAFRQELGRDVVLDGELIGVRNGEVVRFESLQGRMHLTNDRDIANSSAREPAALVAFDLLLDGARPLLREPWSDRREALEELLEGRATDVLRLGESSADVDEMMSRARAGGWEGLVAKRTSSGYAAGKRSRDWVKLKLENRQELVVGGWTEPRNSRQHVGALLLGYYDAEGRFIYAGHTGTGFDQKGLADAARRMKPLERKTSPFLEKPATNEKAHWVTPRLVVEIRFNEWTSAGKLRQPVFLGFRDDKDPRSVVREPDARVSAPAPEPRDGAPAPKHAAGSVAERLDAIEREGGDGVVALGKGKQLSVSNLGKVYFPADGITKGDLLRYYAETARYILPAMKDRPLVLRRFPNGIEGQAFYQQTPDADTPEGVRVETIREPDGDLKRRLIGGDLATLLYTVQLGAISYDPWHSRVDGLDYADYSILDLDPGEGTDFQTVVEVARLVKQELDRAGLHGALKTSGSSGLHIYLPLPARTPLETSTLLAQFIATRVAARAPKIATVERMVKRRPRGTVYVDYLQNILGKTVAGVYAVRAKPGGTVSTPLSWDELTDDLDLHAFTVRTLPARLAERGDLWGPAMKRPIPLRRFLRAAPAA; translated from the coding sequence ATGGCGAAGCCCCGCCGCACCTCCGCACCCGCGGGCGACCTGGCGGAGTACCAGGCCAAGCGCGACTTCGGCAAGACGCCGGAGCCGCGCGGCGCGCGTGCGCGAAAGAAGAAGGCGGTGGGGCTCGGCTTCGTGGTGCAGAAGCACGCGGCCAGCCACCTGCACTTCGACCTGCGGCTGGAGCTGGGCGGGGTGATGAAGAGCTGGGCCGTGCCCAAGGGCCCCTCCGGCGACCCGGCGGACCGCCGCCTGGCCGTGGAGGTGGAGGACCACCCCATGGAGTACAACACGTTCGAGGGCACCATCCCGGCCGGCGAGTACGGCGGCGGCACCGTGATGCTGTGGGACCGCGGCACCTACACCGCGGACGACGTCCTCCCCAACGAGGACCCGGAGGAGTTCCTCGCCGCGCAGCACAAGAAGGGGAAGCTGGACATCACCTTCCACGGCGAGCGGCTGCGCGGCTCCTACGCCCTGGTGCGCACCCGCCGCGGCGAGGGCGGCTCGAAGCCGCAGTGGCTCCTCATCAAGCACCGCGACGACCACTCCGGCGATGGGCTGGACCCCGCCGCGGAGTACGACACTTCAGTGGAGACGGGCCGGACCATGGAGGAGATCGCCTCCGGCCGTGGAGGCCGCCGTGTGTGGCGCTCCAATCGTGCCACCAGTGCGACATCTGCTCCGCAACCAGTCCCCGCCGCCGCGCCAACCCCTGTCGTGCTCCCGATGCTCGCCTCCTCCGCCGGGGGCACGGTGCCGAGCGGCGAGGGGTGGACCTTCGAGCCGAAGTACGACGGCATCCGCGTGCTCGCCTTCGTGGGGAACGGCACGGCGGCGCTGGTGACGCGCAACGGCAACGACAAGGCGCGCCAGTTTCCCGAGGTCGTGGAGGCGCTCCTCGCCTTCCGCCAGGAGCTGGGGCGCGACGTGGTGCTGGACGGCGAGCTGATCGGCGTGCGCAACGGCGAGGTGGTGCGCTTCGAGTCGCTGCAGGGCCGTATGCACCTCACCAACGACCGCGACATCGCCAACAGCTCGGCCCGCGAGCCCGCCGCCCTCGTCGCCTTCGACCTGCTGCTGGACGGCGCGCGCCCCCTGCTGCGCGAGCCGTGGAGCGACCGCCGCGAAGCGCTGGAGGAGCTGCTCGAAGGCCGCGCCACCGACGTGCTGCGGCTGGGCGAGAGCTCGGCGGACGTGGACGAGATGATGTCGCGCGCCCGCGCCGGCGGGTGGGAGGGGCTGGTGGCGAAGCGCACCTCCAGCGGCTACGCGGCCGGCAAGCGCTCGCGCGATTGGGTCAAGCTGAAGCTGGAGAACCGCCAGGAGCTGGTCGTGGGCGGATGGACGGAGCCCCGCAACTCGCGGCAGCACGTGGGTGCGCTCCTCCTGGGCTACTACGACGCGGAGGGGCGCTTCATCTACGCGGGCCACACCGGCACCGGCTTCGACCAGAAGGGCCTGGCCGACGCGGCGCGGCGCATGAAGCCGCTGGAGCGCAAGACGTCGCCCTTTCTGGAGAAGCCCGCCACCAACGAGAAGGCGCACTGGGTGACGCCCAGGCTGGTGGTGGAGATCCGCTTCAACGAGTGGACCTCCGCGGGGAAGCTGCGCCAGCCCGTCTTCCTCGGCTTCCGCGACGACAAGGACCCGCGCTCCGTGGTGCGCGAGCCTGACGCCCGCGTCTCCGCGCCGGCACCAGAGCCGCGGGATGGCGCGCCGGCTCCAAAACACGCGGCGGGCTCCGTGGCCGAGCGGCTGGACGCGATCGAGCGCGAGGGCGGCGACGGCGTGGTGGCGCTGGGAAAGGGGAAGCAGCTCTCCGTCAGCAACCTGGGCAAGGTCTACTTCCCCGCGGACGGCATCACCAAGGGCGACCTGCTGCGCTATTACGCGGAGACGGCACGCTACATCCTCCCCGCCATGAAGGACCGGCCGCTGGTGCTGCGCCGCTTCCCCAACGGTATCGAGGGGCAGGCCTTCTATCAGCAGACCCCCGACGCTGACACGCCGGAGGGTGTGCGCGTGGAGACGATCCGCGAGCCGGACGGCGACCTGAAGCGGCGCCTGATCGGCGGCGACCTGGCCACGCTCCTCTACACGGTGCAGCTCGGCGCCATCTCGTACGACCCCTGGCACTCGCGCGTCGACGGGCTGGACTACGCCGACTACTCGATCCTGGACCTGGACCCGGGCGAGGGGACCGACTTCCAGACCGTCGTGGAGGTGGCGCGGCTGGTCAAGCAGGAGCTGGACCGCGCGGGGCTGCACGGGGCGCTCAAGACGTCGGGCTCCAGCGGGCTGCACATCTACCTCCCGCTCCCCGCGCGCACGCCGCTGGAGACCTCCACGCTCCTGGCGCAGTTCATCGCCACCCGCGTGGCCGCGCGCGCGCCCAAGATCGCGACGGTCGAGCGGATGGTGAAGCGGCGCCCCCGCGGCACCGTGTACGTGGACTACCTGCAGAACATCCTGGGGAAGACGGTGGCGGGGGTGTACGCCGTCCGCGCCAAGCCGGGCGGCACCGTCTCCACCCCCCTGAGCTGGGACGAGCTGACCGACGACCTGGACCTGCACGCCTTCACCGTGCGCACCCTGCCCGCGCGGCTGGCGGAGCGCGGCGACCTGTGGGGCCCGGCGATGAAGCGGCCCATCCCGCTGCGGCGCTTCCTGCGCGCCGCGCCGGCCGCCTGA
- a CDS encoding response regulator, with the protein MIDFEAGVREAWLDATAPGCVLVVSENEVIRTGLRLLLQRNRYEAVEARTEEEAVRLAVEWFPDLVIVDLPDPAAPRLLEELRREPGCTGTLALRLTADSEAAHSGTAHYDGCLVKPADPQRILAEVVRLMERRFGAGRTAVPLDGPRAAELIRLDTPFPARTRVEANPLNAEVLANVLSELRWLGIRHHQLRDGGDVVVEYVCTVQQALELGFEDVPGVLAFALEDAFPWLARRPDALRRRIDRLKNLASLRRTG; encoded by the coding sequence ATGATCGACTTCGAAGCAGGGGTGAGGGAGGCCTGGCTGGACGCGACGGCGCCGGGGTGCGTGCTGGTCGTCTCCGAGAACGAGGTGATCCGCACGGGGCTCCGCCTCCTCCTGCAGCGCAACCGCTACGAGGCGGTGGAGGCGCGCACCGAGGAGGAAGCGGTGCGGCTGGCGGTGGAGTGGTTCCCGGACCTGGTGATCGTGGACCTTCCCGACCCCGCGGCCCCGCGCCTCCTGGAGGAGCTTCGCCGCGAGCCGGGGTGCACCGGCACCCTCGCACTGCGCCTGACCGCCGACTCCGAGGCCGCGCACTCAGGCACCGCCCACTACGACGGCTGCCTGGTGAAGCCGGCCGACCCGCAGCGCATCCTCGCCGAGGTCGTGCGGCTGATGGAGCGGCGCTTCGGCGCGGGACGCACGGCGGTGCCGCTGGACGGACCGCGCGCCGCGGAGCTGATCCGGCTGGACACCCCCTTCCCCGCCCGCACGCGCGTGGAGGCGAACCCGCTGAACGCCGAAGTGCTGGCCAACGTCCTTTCCGAGCTGCGCTGGCTGGGCATCCGCCACCACCAGCTTCGCGACGGCGGCGACGTGGTGGTGGAGTACGTGTGCACGGTGCAGCAGGCGCTGGAGCTCGGCTTCGAGGACGTGCCGGGCGTGCTCGCCTTCGCCCTGGAGGACGCCTTCCCCTGGCTGGCGCGCCGCCCTGACGCGCTGCGCAGGCGGATCGACCGGCTCAAGAACCTGGCATCGCTGCGCCGCACGGGGTGA
- a CDS encoding Ku protein — MPTTIWKGAISFGLVTIPVTLHSAVREHSGISFNQLHAKDKSRIRYKKVCEREGKEVPADEIVKGYEYEKGKYIVISDEELEQAERATSRSFEIAAFVKEDDVDPRYFDKPYYLAPMPGGEKAYVLLRQTMENTGSIGVGSFVLRKKTHLAGLKAVGDALVLELMRYERELVDVRELRIPEVKDLRPQELKMAEQLVENLSEPFDPGKFRDVYSESLMEVIQAKLKGQKPSLAEADEPDSTGVIDLMARLQESIKESSKPAAAKKKAAAAPKKRKSA, encoded by the coding sequence ATGCCTACCACGATCTGGAAGGGCGCCATCAGCTTCGGTCTGGTGACCATCCCGGTGACGCTGCACAGCGCGGTGCGCGAGCACAGCGGGATCAGCTTCAACCAGCTCCACGCCAAGGACAAGTCGCGCATCCGCTACAAGAAGGTCTGCGAGCGCGAAGGAAAGGAGGTTCCGGCCGACGAGATCGTCAAAGGATACGAGTACGAGAAGGGAAAGTACATCGTCATCTCCGACGAGGAGCTGGAGCAGGCCGAGCGCGCCACCTCGCGCTCGTTCGAGATCGCGGCGTTCGTCAAGGAGGATGACGTCGATCCGCGCTACTTCGACAAGCCCTACTACCTGGCCCCCATGCCGGGCGGCGAGAAAGCCTACGTCCTCCTCCGCCAGACGATGGAGAACACCGGGTCGATCGGCGTCGGCAGCTTCGTGCTGCGCAAGAAGACGCACCTGGCCGGCCTCAAGGCGGTGGGCGACGCGCTGGTGCTGGAGCTCATGCGCTACGAGCGCGAGCTGGTGGACGTGCGCGAGCTGCGCATCCCCGAGGTCAAGGACCTGCGCCCGCAGGAGCTGAAGATGGCGGAGCAGCTCGTGGAGAACCTGAGCGAGCCGTTCGATCCCGGCAAGTTCCGCGATGTCTACAGCGAGAGCCTGATGGAGGTGATCCAGGCCAAGCTCAAGGGCCAGAAGCCGTCGCTGGCCGAGGCGGACGAGCCCGACAGCACGGGCGTCATCGACCTGATGGCGCGGCTGCAGGAGAGCATCAAGGAGTCGTCGAAGCCCGCGGCGGCCAAGAAGAAGGCGGCGGCGGCTCCCAAGAAGCGGAAGTCGGCGTAG